A single genomic interval of Halorubrum aethiopicum harbors:
- a CDS encoding DNA topoisomerase IV subunit A: MTTNTDARDQLIDLAADFYDQFAAGEIPEMELPTRTKSNIEYDEESGVWTYGDRTSVRSANSVNGARKLLKAAYTIEFLAEQLDEDRSSTLRELYYLSESWNNDEAQFSSQDESNDLVEDLEIVTGATREDFHMRPEESGAKVMGPLRLREQTNRGDRDIHCQLDVGQGGYQIPNNPDTIEFLENDAEFVLCVETGGMRDRLVENGFDEAYDALIVHLGGQPARATRRLTKRFHDELDLPVVVFTDGDPWSYRIYGSVAYGSIKSAHLSKYLATPEARFIGIQPADIVEYDLPSDPLSDSDVNALESELEDPRFQTDYWEEQIELQLEVGKKSEQQSLASRGLDFVTETYLPERLEEMGVA; the protein is encoded by the coding sequence ATGACGACGAACACGGACGCACGAGACCAGCTCATCGACCTGGCCGCCGACTTCTACGACCAGTTCGCCGCCGGGGAGATCCCGGAGATGGAGCTGCCGACCCGGACGAAGAGCAACATCGAGTACGACGAGGAGAGCGGGGTGTGGACCTACGGCGACCGCACGTCGGTCCGGAGCGCGAACTCCGTCAACGGCGCGCGGAAGCTGTTGAAGGCCGCCTACACCATCGAGTTCCTCGCCGAACAGCTCGACGAGGACCGCTCATCCACGCTGCGTGAGCTGTACTACCTCTCGGAGTCGTGGAACAACGACGAGGCGCAGTTCTCGAGCCAGGACGAGTCGAACGACCTCGTCGAGGACCTCGAGATCGTCACGGGGGCGACCCGCGAGGACTTCCACATGCGCCCGGAGGAGTCGGGCGCGAAGGTGATGGGCCCGCTGCGGCTCCGCGAGCAGACCAACCGCGGCGACCGCGACATCCACTGCCAGCTCGACGTGGGACAGGGCGGCTACCAGATCCCGAACAACCCCGACACCATCGAGTTCCTCGAGAACGACGCCGAGTTCGTCCTCTGCGTCGAGACCGGCGGGATGCGCGACCGGCTCGTCGAGAACGGCTTCGACGAGGCGTACGACGCGCTGATCGTCCACCTCGGCGGCCAGCCCGCCCGCGCGACCCGGCGGCTGACGAAGCGGTTCCACGACGAGCTCGACCTACCGGTGGTGGTGTTCACCGACGGCGACCCCTGGTCGTACCGGATCTACGGCTCCGTCGCGTACGGGTCGATCAAGTCCGCGCACCTCTCGAAGTACCTCGCGACGCCGGAGGCGCGGTTCATCGGGATCCAGCCGGCGGACATCGTCGAGTACGACCTCCCGTCTGATCCGCTCTCGGACTCCGACGTCAACGCCCTCGAGTCCGAGCTCGAGGACCCGCGGTTCCAGACGGACTACTGGGAAGAGCAGATCGAGCTCCAGCTCGAGGTCGGCAAGAAGTCCGAACAGCAGTCGCTCGCGAGCCGCGGGCTCGACTTCGTCACCGAGACGTACCTCCCCGAGCGGCTCGAGGAGATGGGCGTGGCGTAG
- a CDS encoding MnhB domain-containing protein encodes MSGTTDGDASDRDDDAGGGDAGTADGDDGSARASAGRLDSESRQGPPYTESQVIMSTVKVVAPFAFTYGLFVTFHGGGSPGGGFQGGAIAAAVVFMIAFAFGIESTRQWLANTVVVALAVGGTLVFAGLGLVPVARGGAFLQYDLLPLPYLDPVKYGMEAVEIVGIAPIVSGVLVGLFFVLARGFNGEGSGPPIGERGYLGSTGDAAAATPDETEGSDETDESDESDPDAGSAGRPATDGGAR; translated from the coding sequence ATGAGCGGCACGACCGACGGCGACGCGAGCGACCGCGACGACGACGCCGGGGGCGGCGACGCGGGGACGGCCGACGGCGACGACGGGTCCGCCCGCGCGAGCGCGGGCCGGCTCGACTCGGAGTCGCGGCAGGGGCCGCCGTACACGGAGAGTCAGGTGATCATGTCCACGGTGAAGGTGGTCGCCCCGTTCGCGTTCACCTACGGGCTGTTCGTCACCTTCCACGGCGGCGGCTCGCCCGGCGGCGGCTTCCAGGGCGGCGCGATCGCGGCGGCGGTCGTGTTCATGATCGCCTTCGCGTTCGGCATCGAGTCCACCCGGCAGTGGCTCGCCAACACGGTCGTCGTCGCGCTCGCGGTCGGCGGGACGCTCGTGTTCGCCGGGCTCGGGCTGGTGCCCGTCGCCCGCGGCGGCGCGTTCCTCCAGTACGATCTCCTCCCGCTGCCGTACCTCGATCCCGTGAAGTACGGGATGGAGGCCGTGGAGATCGTCGGCATCGCGCCCATCGTGAGCGGCGTGCTCGTCGGGCTGTTCTTCGTGCTCGCACGGGGGTTCAACGGCGAGGGCTCCGGACCGCCGATCGGCGAGCGCGGCTACCTCGGATCGACTGGCGACGCCGCGGCGGCGACTCCCGATGAGACCGAAGGATCCGACGAGACGGACGAGAGCGACGAGAGCGACCCCGACGCCGGATCGGCCGGCCGGCCGGCGACTGACGGGGGTGCGCGATGA
- the mnhG gene encoding monovalent cation/H(+) antiporter subunit G: protein MDALGPVRLALIVVFGLCGLFFTFVSMTGVLRLPDVYSRAHTASQADTLGAGFTLAAVALAAGWDGAGFKTVLLLFFIFVTNPTAAHAIARAAFEEGIVPWTEGDERR from the coding sequence ATCGACGCCCTCGGACCCGTCAGGCTCGCGCTGATCGTCGTCTTCGGCCTCTGCGGGCTCTTCTTCACCTTCGTGTCGATGACGGGCGTGCTCCGGCTTCCCGACGTCTACTCGCGGGCGCACACCGCCTCGCAGGCGGACACGCTCGGCGCGGGCTTCACGCTCGCGGCGGTCGCGCTCGCGGCGGGCTGGGACGGCGCGGGCTTCAAGACCGTCCTCCTGCTGTTCTTCATCTTCGTGACGAACCCGACGGCGGCACACGCCATCGCGCGCGCCGCCTTCGAGGAGGGGATCGTGCCGTGGACCGAGGGGGACGAGCGCCGATGA
- a CDS encoding proton-conducting transporter transmembrane domain-containing protein, with protein MTDVLLPLSIAVPIVAATLPLALGLWYDEVGWPVAAVTTLGLVGSAAAVAVEVYTGGPFDHELGGFAPPIGIELVADELSAAVFLLVALVSAATLVLSRVIGPRGNAFYSAYLLLSGGLVGVSLTGDLFNLFVFLEIVGLTTYALIAADRSGASAYASLKYLVVGTVGASLYLVGVGYVFLATGTLNMADVSVQIVERASYTDPLVQAGFAFIAAGFALKIALFPVHTWQPDAYQRAPDAVTTLVAALVSTASAYALIRVTYSVFTVDFLAANDAIVTALLLVAGVSILAGSALAVMQSDLKRMFAYSSVAQFGMVVAAVGIADETALLGGIVHLVGHGLLKFGLFCGLALLAAGYGARRVEDLASLARDAPFASGALAVLGLALVGVPPSIGFLGKWYIALGAVRSAGATGGVVGVGIAAVILASTLFTLAYVARVIERLYFAGVDREDAERGSAAGHAGTTSGGPDGDAGTAVADGGSGDAVPGTIPTAPLAVLVAAALVAVGLGFAGAGFETLLDPYLSEVFA; from the coding sequence ATGACTGACGTGTTGTTGCCGCTCTCGATCGCGGTCCCCATCGTGGCGGCGACGCTGCCGCTCGCGCTCGGGCTGTGGTACGACGAGGTCGGCTGGCCGGTCGCGGCGGTCACGACGCTCGGGCTGGTCGGGTCGGCGGCGGCGGTCGCGGTCGAGGTGTACACCGGCGGCCCGTTCGACCACGAGCTGGGCGGCTTCGCGCCGCCGATCGGGATCGAGCTCGTCGCCGACGAACTGTCGGCGGCGGTGTTCCTCCTCGTCGCGCTCGTTTCCGCGGCCACGCTCGTCCTCTCGCGGGTCATCGGACCGCGCGGGAACGCCTTCTACAGCGCGTATCTCCTGCTTTCCGGCGGGCTGGTCGGCGTCTCGCTCACGGGCGACCTGTTCAACCTGTTCGTCTTCCTCGAGATCGTCGGGCTGACCACGTACGCGCTCATCGCGGCCGACCGGTCGGGCGCGAGCGCGTACGCCTCGCTGAAGTACCTCGTCGTGGGGACCGTCGGCGCGTCGCTGTACCTCGTCGGCGTCGGCTACGTCTTCCTCGCGACGGGGACGCTGAACATGGCCGACGTGAGCGTCCAGATCGTCGAGCGGGCGAGCTACACCGACCCGCTCGTACAGGCGGGATTCGCCTTCATCGCGGCCGGCTTCGCGTTGAAGATCGCGCTGTTCCCGGTCCACACCTGGCAGCCGGACGCCTACCAGCGCGCGCCGGACGCCGTGACGACGCTCGTCGCCGCCCTGGTGTCGACCGCGAGCGCCTACGCGCTGATCCGCGTGACCTACTCCGTGTTCACCGTCGACTTCCTCGCGGCCAACGACGCCATCGTGACGGCGCTCCTCCTCGTCGCCGGCGTCTCGATCCTCGCGGGGTCGGCGCTCGCGGTCATGCAGTCGGACCTCAAGCGCATGTTCGCGTACTCGTCGGTCGCGCAGTTCGGGATGGTCGTCGCCGCCGTCGGGATCGCCGACGAGACGGCGCTTCTGGGTGGGATCGTCCACCTGGTCGGCCACGGCCTGTTGAAGTTCGGGCTCTTCTGCGGGCTCGCGCTGCTGGCCGCCGGCTACGGCGCGCGCCGCGTCGAGGACCTCGCGAGCCTCGCTCGCGACGCGCCGTTCGCGTCGGGCGCGCTCGCCGTGCTCGGCCTCGCGCTCGTCGGCGTTCCCCCGTCGATCGGGTTCCTCGGCAAGTGGTACATCGCGCTCGGCGCGGTCCGCTCCGCCGGCGCGACGGGCGGCGTCGTCGGGGTCGGGATCGCGGCCGTGATCCTCGCCAGCACGCTGTTCACGCTGGCGTACGTCGCTCGCGTGATAGAACGGCTCTACTTCGCTGGCGTCGACCGCGAGGACGCGGAACGCGGGAGTGCCGCCGGTCACGCCGGCACGACGAGCGGCGGACCGGACGGTGACGCCGGAACCGCGGTCGCCGACGGCGGCAGCGGCGACGCCGTCCCCGGGACGATCCCGACCGCGCCGCTCGCCGTCCTCGTCGCCGCCGCGCTCGTCGCGGTCGGACTCGGCTTCGCGGGGGCCGGGTTCGAGACGCTCCTCGACCCGTACCTCTCGGAGGTGTTCGCATGA
- a CDS encoding desampylase encodes MIEFTRAAYDAVVDHAVRGGDAEVCGVLAGERLDEDAGGGGDGDFANDARDRSLVTEIRPTENAAETPETRYRIDPEEAVAVVESLESDGYEVVGFYHSHPAGPARPSGMDVARATWVGYSYAICALDGHPFVGSWRWRGEESGFDRETVAIRSE; translated from the coding sequence GTGATCGAGTTCACCCGGGCGGCCTACGACGCCGTCGTCGACCACGCGGTCCGCGGCGGCGACGCGGAGGTCTGCGGCGTGCTGGCCGGCGAGCGCCTCGACGAGGACGCCGGCGGCGGGGGCGACGGCGACTTCGCGAACGACGCCCGCGACCGGAGCCTCGTCACCGAGATCCGCCCGACCGAGAACGCCGCGGAGACGCCGGAGACCCGCTACCGGATCGACCCCGAGGAGGCGGTCGCGGTCGTCGAGTCGCTCGAGAGCGACGGGTACGAGGTCGTGGGATTCTACCACTCGCATCCCGCGGGACCGGCGCGGCCGAGCGGGATGGACGTCGCGCGGGCGACGTGGGTCGGGTACTCCTACGCCATCTGCGCGCTGGACGGCCACCCGTTCGTCGGGTCGTGGCGCTGGCGGGGCGAGGAGTCGGGATTCGACCGGGAGACGGTCGCGATTCGAAGCGAGTGA
- the coaBC gene encoding bifunctional phosphopantothenoylcysteine decarboxylase/phosphopantothenate--cysteine ligase CoaBC, with the protein MLAGVNVALGVSGSIAAVKVVELAHELRRHGASVRAVMTPAATDIVHPWAVDFATDEPVVTEITGDVEHVELCGRDGWADVLLLAPATANTAGKVAAAVDDTPVTTCATTALGAGVPVVMAPAMHEPMYDHPGVLAALDRLEAWGVTFADPRIEEGKAKIAAESTVLTEVARATTPDVLSGRHVVVTAGATKERIDPIRILTNRASGKTGRAVARACYVRGADVTLVHDGGEVPYADAVPVETADEMIAACREAATTADALVSAAAISDFTADAVDEKIRSGSPLSVDLRPTPKLLDSVREAHPDLPLVGFKAETSGDDDTMVGEAERIRDRVGLAFVVANDASVMGEDRTRVLLVGAAGTDPEPVSGSKDAVAGRIADRLAAILDGDE; encoded by the coding sequence ATGTTAGCGGGGGTCAACGTCGCGCTCGGCGTCTCGGGCAGCATCGCGGCGGTGAAGGTGGTCGAACTCGCCCACGAGCTGCGGCGTCACGGCGCGAGCGTTCGCGCGGTGATGACGCCGGCGGCGACGGACATCGTCCACCCGTGGGCGGTCGACTTCGCCACCGACGAGCCCGTCGTCACCGAGATCACCGGCGACGTCGAGCACGTCGAGCTCTGCGGGCGCGACGGCTGGGCGGACGTGCTCCTCCTGGCCCCGGCGACCGCCAACACCGCCGGGAAGGTCGCGGCCGCCGTCGACGACACCCCCGTCACCACCTGTGCGACGACGGCGCTCGGCGCGGGCGTGCCCGTCGTGATGGCCCCGGCGATGCACGAGCCGATGTACGACCATCCGGGCGTGCTGGCGGCGCTCGACCGGCTCGAGGCGTGGGGCGTGACGTTCGCCGATCCCCGGATCGAGGAGGGGAAAGCCAAGATCGCCGCGGAGTCGACGGTCCTCACGGAGGTCGCCCGCGCGACGACGCCGGACGTCCTCTCGGGGAGACACGTCGTCGTCACGGCGGGCGCGACCAAGGAGCGGATCGACCCGATCCGGATCCTCACGAACCGGGCGTCCGGCAAGACGGGCCGGGCGGTCGCCCGCGCGTGTTACGTCCGCGGGGCGGACGTGACGCTCGTCCACGACGGCGGCGAGGTCCCCTACGCCGACGCCGTCCCGGTCGAGACCGCCGACGAGATGATCGCGGCCTGCCGGGAGGCGGCGACGACCGCGGACGCGCTGGTGTCGGCGGCGGCCATCTCCGATTTCACCGCCGACGCCGTCGACGAGAAGATCCGGTCCGGCTCCCCCCTCTCCGTCGACCTGCGGCCGACGCCGAAGCTGCTCGATTCCGTCCGGGAGGCGCACCCGGACCTTCCGCTCGTCGGCTTCAAGGCCGAGACCTCGGGCGACGACGACACGATGGTCGGAGAGGCGGAGCGCATCCGCGACCGCGTCGGGCTCGCGTTCGTCGTCGCCAACGACGCGAGCGTGATGGGCGAGGACCGTACCCGCGTCCTGCTCGTCGGCGCGGCGGGAACCGACCCCGAGCCGGTGTCGGGATCGAAGGACGCCGTTGCCGGCCGGATCGCGGACCGGCTGGCGGCGATCCTCGATGGCGACGAGTGA
- a CDS encoding cation:proton antiporter subunit C — translation MTAASTVIAAQSALDVLGTRHAYVVFALLLCIGLYMMIANPNLVKKVIGLNLFQTAIFLLFIASAYVDGGAIPIVPSGGGGGPYVSPLPHVLVLTAIVVGVSLTAVALALCIRIYDEYGTLRVDTLRELLREEGSLPARPDLPGSEPGSDGGDGDD, via the coding sequence ATGACGGCGGCGTCGACCGTGATCGCCGCACAGTCGGCGCTCGACGTACTCGGGACGCGGCACGCGTACGTGGTGTTCGCGTTGCTGTTGTGTATCGGACTCTACATGATGATCGCCAACCCCAACCTCGTGAAGAAAGTGATCGGACTCAACCTGTTCCAGACGGCCATCTTCCTGCTTTTCATCGCCTCGGCGTACGTCGACGGCGGGGCGATCCCCATCGTCCCGTCGGGCGGCGGGGGCGGACCGTACGTCAGCCCGCTCCCGCACGTGCTCGTGCTCACGGCCATCGTCGTCGGCGTGAGCCTCACGGCGGTGGCGCTCGCGCTGTGTATTCGGATCTACGACGAGTACGGGACGCTCCGGGTCGACACGCTCCGCGAACTCCTGCGCGAGGAGGGGTCGCTGCCCGCGAGACCGGACCTCCCCGGTTCGGAGCCGGGGAGCGACGGGGGTGACGGCGATGACTGA
- a CDS encoding DUF4040 domain-containing protein has protein sequence MTGATPLVDGTAPVVAEISAIEASLFAFVVLTALATAFARDVLAAVIVFGAYSLGMAALYTFYRAPDVALTEAAVSAGVTTVLLLLTLAKTTRIDHEAAFESVNYPAAGAVGLLFAGLAVTMVDVPAVGSPDAPVWSNPDVSQWYLAETYARTGVENTVMAVLAAFRGFDTFGEAVVVFAAGIAALIVLRREVFA, from the coding sequence ATGACGGGCGCGACCCCCCTCGTCGACGGGACCGCTCCCGTCGTCGCCGAGATCTCCGCGATCGAGGCGAGCCTCTTCGCCTTCGTCGTCCTCACGGCGCTGGCGACCGCGTTCGCGCGGGACGTGCTCGCCGCGGTCATCGTCTTCGGGGCGTACAGCCTCGGGATGGCCGCGCTGTACACCTTCTACCGCGCGCCGGATGTGGCGCTGACGGAGGCGGCGGTCTCGGCGGGCGTGACGACGGTGCTGCTGTTGTTGACGCTCGCGAAGACCACCCGGATCGACCACGAGGCCGCCTTCGAGTCCGTGAACTACCCGGCGGCCGGCGCGGTCGGCCTGCTGTTCGCCGGGCTCGCGGTCACGATGGTCGACGTTCCCGCCGTCGGGTCGCCGGACGCGCCGGTGTGGAGCAACCCCGACGTGAGCCAGTGGTACCTCGCCGAGACGTACGCGCGGACCGGCGTCGAGAACACCGTGATGGCGGTGTTGGCCGCGTTCCGCGGGTTCGACACCTTCGGCGAGGCGGTCGTCGTCTTCGCGGCCGGGATCGCGGCGCTCATCGTCCTCCGACGGGAGGTGTTCGCATGA
- a CDS encoding monovalent cation/H+ antiporter subunit E has product MADGGGPGPTGGSVVVPIESTPTLRATVTHLVESAADGEFSAIHFVVFATWRDGDPEAADREASVDRLLERVSTWAEADLADVDEVDVGDVEVVTTVVGGDEYLFGADDYVRELVAYADDHGIEHVVLDPEYTPVGNTTLLQSLEFALSRTDLVVREAPVARPTRRERLRKEATGIRFAAIFGLSLAFYLALGDPFYPFDVVTGVASATVVAVTLSRVSLDADPSLTRTPVRLLRGAVYVPVLLFEILKSNIVVARVILDPRMPIEPSLNRVRVIVGSGLPVTTLANSITLTPGTLTVRARDGNLYVHSLIPWARDGLFDGSLERWTRFVFYGREAARLPTPRERDDVGIFQGPDATEEYPGARADGGSEREGAPVADGSVADADGSAADTNSTGDDSDGADATADGDGEVTTE; this is encoded by the coding sequence GTGGCTGACGGCGGAGGTCCCGGTCCGACGGGCGGTTCCGTCGTCGTCCCCATCGAGTCGACGCCGACGCTGCGCGCGACGGTCACGCACCTCGTCGAGTCCGCGGCCGACGGCGAGTTCTCCGCGATCCACTTCGTCGTCTTCGCCACGTGGCGCGACGGCGACCCGGAGGCGGCGGACCGCGAGGCGAGCGTCGACCGGCTCCTCGAACGCGTCTCGACCTGGGCGGAGGCCGACCTCGCGGACGTCGACGAGGTCGACGTCGGGGACGTGGAGGTCGTCACCACCGTCGTCGGCGGCGACGAGTACCTCTTCGGCGCGGACGACTACGTCCGCGAGCTCGTCGCGTACGCCGACGACCACGGGATCGAACACGTCGTGTTGGACCCGGAGTACACGCCCGTGGGCAACACGACGCTGCTCCAGTCGCTCGAGTTCGCGCTCTCGCGGACCGACCTCGTCGTCCGCGAGGCACCGGTCGCTCGGCCGACCCGCCGCGAGCGGCTCCGCAAGGAGGCGACCGGGATCCGCTTCGCGGCGATATTCGGGCTGTCGCTCGCCTTCTACCTCGCGCTCGGCGACCCGTTCTACCCGTTCGACGTCGTGACCGGGGTCGCGAGCGCGACGGTCGTCGCGGTCACGCTCTCGCGGGTCAGCCTCGACGCCGACCCGTCGCTCACGCGGACGCCGGTGCGGCTGCTCCGCGGCGCGGTGTACGTCCCCGTCCTGCTCTTCGAGATACTCAAGTCCAACATCGTCGTCGCGCGGGTGATCCTCGACCCGCGGATGCCCATCGAGCCCTCGCTCAACCGGGTTCGCGTGATCGTCGGCAGCGGGCTCCCGGTGACGACGCTCGCGAACTCGATCACGCTGACGCCGGGGACGCTGACCGTCCGGGCGCGCGACGGGAACCTCTACGTCCACTCGCTCATCCCGTGGGCCCGCGACGGCCTCTTCGACGGCTCGCTCGAGCGCTGGACCCGCTTCGTCTTCTACGGCCGTGAGGCCGCCCGGCTGCCGACGCCCCGCGAGCGCGACGACGTCGGGATCTTCCAGGGGCCGGACGCGACCGAGGAGTACCCCGGCGCGCGGGCCGACGGCGGCTCGGAGCGGGAGGGCGCTCCCGTCGCGGACGGTTCGGTCGCCGACGCGGACGGTTCGGCCGCCGACACAAACTCGACCGGCGACGACTCCGACGGCGCGGACGCGACCGCCGACGGCGACGGGGAGGTGACGACGGAATGA
- a CDS encoding DNA topoisomerase VI subunit B, giving the protein MTSFQSSLGEDEGIAEELAESQREISIAEFFEKNKHMLGFDSGARGLVTAVKEAVDNALDATEEAGILPDIYVEITEVGDYYRLVIEDNGPGITKEQLPKVFGKLLYGSRFHKREQNRGQQGIGISAAVLYSQLTSGQPARITSRPKGQSEAQYFELIIDTDTNEPEISVDETTSWDRPHGTRIELEMEANMRARSQLHDYVKHTAVVNPHARIELREPGLDEPWKFERATDELPAETKEIRPHPHGVELGALIKMLEATESYSISGFLQEEFTRVGKKTADSVVDAFRDRHYGRELAWSPPSSRSTVTGATNDDVADAIEAAVANKGAAATSAFAEGVAETVAENDRLSRSELEAIVGNVADAVEDDTGRTFGSTVRENATTAAWRVIAGVGDADDADPADADSAGSAEATDDPDSADASADGDSPIAADLYALVDEATSTRKDDAAIRAMAEALAFRVADLEGDAFRIARDDLERLVADAANFVAEQHDATFGETARENVVEAVWSRARTVPDDPPKVREVAGDRDAAADLLEAMRGTDILAPPTDCLAPITAELVEAGLRKEYDADFYAAATRDAEVHGGDPFIVEAGIAYGGEIPADGSVELLRFANRVPLVYQRGACATTDVIRTIGWRNYGLDQPGGSGMPNGPAVISIHVASTNVPFTSESKDAIANVPAIEDEIELAVREAARELKSYLNRRRSMQQRREKQDVLGRILPEMADKVSEVTGRPRPDIDGALARIMNNVSVEREREDGTVRLVVENHSDVNEQLEITDIVSAEPTDVSEGTVVDMDGEWFVQWNPEVASGDERELTYSVDGDADFEISVGGVETEKLTVNE; this is encoded by the coding sequence ATGACGTCCTTCCAGTCGAGCCTCGGCGAGGACGAGGGGATCGCGGAGGAGCTGGCCGAGAGCCAGCGCGAGATCTCCATCGCCGAGTTCTTCGAGAAGAACAAACACATGCTCGGGTTCGACTCGGGCGCTCGCGGGCTCGTCACCGCCGTCAAGGAGGCGGTCGACAACGCCCTCGACGCGACCGAGGAGGCCGGGATCCTCCCCGACATCTACGTCGAGATCACGGAGGTCGGCGACTACTACCGACTCGTGATCGAGGACAACGGACCGGGGATCACGAAAGAGCAACTCCCGAAAGTGTTCGGGAAGCTACTGTACGGTTCGAGGTTCCACAAGCGAGAGCAGAACCGCGGTCAACAGGGGATCGGCATCTCCGCGGCCGTGCTGTACTCCCAGCTCACGTCCGGCCAGCCCGCGAGGATCACGTCGCGGCCGAAGGGGCAGTCGGAGGCGCAGTACTTCGAGCTGATCATCGACACCGACACCAACGAACCGGAGATCAGCGTCGACGAGACGACCTCCTGGGACCGCCCGCACGGCACGCGGATCGAGCTGGAGATGGAGGCGAACATGCGGGCGCGCTCGCAGCTCCACGACTACGTGAAACACACCGCGGTCGTCAACCCACACGCCCGGATCGAGCTGCGGGAGCCGGGGCTCGACGAGCCCTGGAAGTTCGAGCGCGCGACCGACGAGCTGCCGGCCGAGACGAAGGAGATCCGGCCGCACCCGCACGGCGTCGAGCTCGGCGCGCTCATCAAGATGCTGGAGGCGACGGAGTCGTACTCGATCTCCGGGTTCCTCCAGGAGGAGTTCACGCGCGTCGGCAAGAAGACCGCCGACTCGGTCGTCGACGCGTTCCGCGACCGCCACTACGGCCGGGAGCTGGCCTGGTCGCCGCCCTCGTCCCGGTCGACGGTGACGGGCGCGACGAACGACGACGTCGCGGACGCGATCGAGGCGGCGGTCGCGAACAAGGGCGCGGCCGCGACGAGCGCGTTCGCGGAGGGGGTCGCGGAGACGGTGGCCGAAAACGACCGCCTCTCCCGCTCGGAACTCGAGGCGATCGTCGGCAACGTCGCGGACGCGGTCGAGGACGACACCGGCCGGACGTTCGGCTCGACGGTGCGCGAGAACGCGACGACGGCGGCGTGGCGGGTGATCGCCGGCGTCGGCGACGCCGACGACGCGGACCCGGCGGACGCCGACTCGGCCGGCTCGGCGGAGGCGACCGACGACCCCGACTCGGCGGACGCGAGCGCCGACGGCGACTCCCCGATCGCCGCCGACCTGTACGCGCTCGTCGACGAGGCCACCTCGACGCGGAAGGACGACGCGGCGATCCGGGCGATGGCGGAGGCGCTCGCCTTCCGGGTCGCGGACCTCGAGGGGGACGCGTTCCGGATCGCCCGCGACGACCTCGAGCGGCTCGTCGCGGACGCGGCGAACTTCGTCGCCGAACAGCACGACGCGACGTTCGGCGAGACCGCCCGCGAGAACGTCGTCGAGGCGGTCTGGTCGCGGGCGCGGACCGTCCCGGACGACCCGCCGAAGGTGCGGGAGGTGGCGGGGGACCGCGACGCCGCGGCCGACCTCCTCGAGGCGATGCGGGGCACCGACATCCTCGCGCCGCCGACGGACTGTCTCGCGCCGATCACGGCCGAACTGGTGGAGGCCGGGCTCCGCAAGGAGTACGACGCCGACTTCTACGCGGCGGCCACCCGCGACGCGGAGGTCCACGGCGGCGACCCCTTCATCGTCGAGGCCGGGATCGCCTACGGCGGGGAGATCCCCGCGGACGGCTCCGTCGAGCTCCTGCGGTTCGCGAACCGCGTCCCGCTCGTCTACCAGCGCGGGGCGTGCGCGACCACCGACGTGATCCGCACCATCGGCTGGCGCAACTACGGGCTCGACCAGCCCGGCGGCTCGGGGATGCCCAACGGCCCGGCGGTGATATCGATCCACGTCGCGTCGACGAACGTCCCGTTCACGAGCGAGTCGAAGGACGCGATCGCGAACGTCCCCGCGATCGAAGACGAGATCGAGCTCGCGGTCCGGGAGGCGGCCCGCGAGCTGAAGTCGTACCTCAACAGGCGGCGCTCGATGCAACAGCGCCGGGAGAAACAGGACGTGCTCGGCCGCATCCTCCCGGAGATGGCCGACAAGGTGTCGGAGGTGACCGGCCGCCCGCGACCCGACATCGACGGCGCGCTGGCGCGGATCATGAACAACGTCAGCGTCGAGCGCGAACGCGAGGACGGCACGGTCCGGCTCGTCGTCGAGAACCACTCGGACGTGAACGAGCAGTTGGAGATCACGGACATCGTCTCGGCCGAGCCGACCGACGTCTCGGAGGGAACGGTCGTGGACATGGACGGCGAGTGGTTCGTCCAGTGGAACCCCGAGGTGGCCTCGGGCGACGAGCGGGAACTGACATACAGCGTCGACGGCGACGCCGACTTCGAGATCAGCGTCGGCGGCGTCGAGACGGAGAAACTCACGGTGAACGAATGA
- a CDS encoding cation:proton antiporter, with translation MSVVDASLAAGYTVEDFLLVVAAGFVVLAIGMLYRAVKGPTMQDRVLAVNVLGTNTVVILAILGAALGEPTFLDIALVYALLNFLMAIAISKFTVERGGVL, from the coding sequence ATGAGCGTCGTCGACGCGTCCCTCGCGGCCGGCTACACGGTCGAGGACTTCCTGCTCGTCGTGGCCGCCGGGTTCGTCGTCCTCGCGATCGGGATGCTCTACCGGGCGGTGAAGGGCCCGACGATGCAGGACCGCGTGCTCGCGGTCAACGTGCTCGGCACGAACACCGTGGTGATCCTCGCGATCCTCGGGGCCGCGCTCGGGGAGCCGACGTTCCTCGACATCGCGTTGGTGTACGCGCTGTTGAACTTCCTGATGGCGATCGCCATCTCGAAGTTCACCGTCGAGCGGGGTGGTGTCCTGTGA